The DNA segment TGGAATTGCGCCTATGGGTGTTAAAGGAGTTGGTTTAAGTACCCTGATCGACCGCTGTCTGATGGCGATCGTGATGTCCATCTACGTGATGAGGTCTCCATATTTCAAAGCCTATATCAAAAGCTTTAAGTTGACTTTCTTTGATAAAGTGAGGGCCCTTAAAATTGTCAAAATCGGGGCACCTGTGGCCCTGCAGTATTCCTTTGAGATCAGCGCTTTCAGTGGTGCAGCCATCCTGATCGGAACAATTGGTGCGGTAGAACAAGCCGCGCACCAGGTTGCGATTAACCTCGCTTCAGTTACCTATATGATGGCCAGTGGGATTGCTTCTGCAGCCACCATAAAAACCGGAAACAACTTTGGAAAGAAAAACTTCAATGACCTCAGACAATCCGCAATAGCGAGTTATCATGTGATCATTCTCTTTATGAGTGTGACGGCGATTTTATTTATTGTGGCCAATAACCTGCTTCCCTACATCTATACAGAAGATCGTGCTGTGATCAATATTGCCGCGCAGTTACTGATTATCGCCGGGTTCTTTCAATTGTTTGATGGTACTCAGGTGGTCGGATTAGGGATATTAAGGGGAATTGGCGATGTCAATGTTCCCACCTTCATCACCTTTCTTGCGTACTGGGTAATTGGCATCCCATTGGGATATTTATTGGGCATTAAGCTTGATTTAGGGGTAAATGGAATCTGGTATGGCCTTACTTTTGGCCTGCTGACCGCTTCTATCCTACTGTTTTTCAGGTTTCAAAATAAAACCCGCCTGCTGATTTCAAAAACAGGTTAATCATAAACGAAAGGCCCCTTAAAGGGCCTTTTTCTTAACTGGTCTTTTAGTCTTTTTTTGCTTGGCAGGAGTCATCGCTTTCGGCGGAGGTATACTGATTCCCTCTGTTGTAACAGGAGTCGTCTGAACCTGATCGATTACTGAATCTCCGGCTTCATCTTCTCTTTTAAAATAAGCTTCATGATCAGGAATATTTAACTTTGACTGAAAGTTTTCTGTCGATTTTAGTTGGTGATAAGTATGGCGATTTCCGGTACTGTCGGGTAAAGACAAGGAATCCGGGACACCTGCATTTAAAAAATAGCTGTCAAACTTGGCCAGGTTGACCTCCTTAGACAATTCTTTTTTTACGGCAAAATAGCTTTCTTCCCCACCTTCTTCCGCTAAAAACAGGCTATCGTTTTTTAACACCGCCTGAAGGTTAACCGGAGGCACTTCTGCCTGGGGATTGTAATACAAGATCAGATCGTTCCAGTCGGCGGGAGGTATAAATGTGTATACCACATTGTTATCTTCTTCTGAGGGGCCGTAAACGCCTTTAGAAAGGAAGAACTTATTTACCGGTTTGGAAGTCACATTCAAGGAATTGCTCCGGCTAAAAGTCGACTGGTCCCTCAGGTGTAAAAGCTGGAAACTGTTGGCATCAAAAGCATCTTCCAAACTCAAGCTAACTGAAGTGTTTTCGGCATAACCTTTAAAGGTAAAAAGTTTCCCTTTTTCAGCTTTACTGTCGTGTCTGCCAAAGATGAGGAAAGGATCAGCTACCGCTTTTTCTTCTTTTAAGCTCAGCTTCCCTCCTGTTTCTGTCCATTTCCCAACAATCAACCGGTCTACAGATCCGTAGCTCATGGAAAACAAAAACCGACCGTCCGGCAGGATCATGATTTCCTGGGCAATCTCCATCTTCGATCCGTTATAGTGACCAGGAAATGCGCTTTTTTGCGCGTGCACCGCTAGATTAAACAACAGTATTCCTGCTAATAAACTGATTCTTTTCATGGGGTCTCTTCCTTTTTTACGGCACGTTCTATTCTTAAACTCTCTTCATGAATGGCATTCATCACGCTGGTGATCAATTTTGCAGAAAGGCCTTCCTCCGCTCCCATTTTGATGTTCTTTTCCAGGATTTGCCTGAAGCGTCCTTTCTGAAGTGCAGGGATGTTATTTTTCATCTTATAAATACCCACTTCTTTCACCACCCGCTCCCGTTCAGCCAAAACCGCGATCAATTTCTGATCCAGGGAATCGATCTTTTTTCGGTGAAAAGCCAGGGTTGCATCGCCGCTTTGTGCATAAGAAACTCCGGAAAACAGCAGACAGGTCAGTAAAGTCAGACCGCTTAAATAAATTGATTTCATCATAAAACAGGTAGATTAAAAGCCCTAATTAAGGGACAATTGGGGCAATATCAAAGAAAAACGGTAGAATCTTTCTGAATAATTTTGTTTATTCAGAAAGTTAATATAATATTGCCTACTAATTCTATAGA comes from the Pedobacter sp. FW305-3-2-15-E-R2A2 genome and includes:
- a CDS encoding MATE family efflux transporter, giving the protein MLSKLYSKYKPYYSDNLRLAMPIVVSQLGHTLVHLADSVIVGHFAGTIQLAAVSLVNSLFMLILVIGMGISYGLTPLMAQENGRKNYEECGKLLSNSLIINFMTSLLLYGLVHLGTLLVIDHIGQSPEVVAYAKPYLGYLAISIIPLMIFQTFKQFAEGLGFTKQAMFVSIWGNLLNIVLGIIFVKGMFGIAPMGVKGVGLSTLIDRCLMAIVMSIYVMRSPYFKAYIKSFKLTFFDKVRALKIVKIGAPVALQYSFEISAFSGAAILIGTIGAVEQAAHQVAINLASVTYMMASGIASAATIKTGNNFGKKNFNDLRQSAIASYHVIILFMSVTAILFIVANNLLPYIYTEDRAVINIAAQLLIIAGFFQLFDGTQVVGLGILRGIGDVNVPTFITFLAYWVIGIPLGYLLGIKLDLGVNGIWYGLTFGLLTASILLFFRFQNKTRLLISKTG
- a CDS encoding chorismate mutase, which produces MMKSIYLSGLTLLTCLLFSGVSYAQSGDATLAFHRKKIDSLDQKLIAVLAERERVVKEVGIYKMKNNIPALQKGRFRQILEKNIKMGAEEGLSAKLITSVMNAIHEESLRIERAVKKEETP